A segment of the Bdellovibrionota bacterium genome:
GTATCCGTTTCCCTACCGCCTCCGCTCCCGGGTCGTGACGGGATTCTCCGCCAGTTGCTCGTCGACCGATGTCTTCTCCGGCGCACAATCGATATTTGAAACCTTATTGATGAAGGGAGAAGTGCTGCGATTGGGGAGTTCGGGGAACGACCGCGGAGACGAAGCCTTGGAGTGACCCGAACTCCACGATCGTAGTACCTTTCTTTTTCTTAATTTATTTCAGCGACAGGACACCGGAAAATAAAAAGCGCCGCACCGAGGTGCGACGCTTTTTACGAAATTTGCTACGAAGCGAGTAAGGAAGCTTACTTTCTCTTCTTCCTTCTGCGAGTCGCCTTCTTTTTGGCAACTTTTTTCTTCTTAGCCTTCTTTCGCTTCGCCATGTTTTTTTCTCCCTTACTGTGTTGAGGCATTGAATTCAGAACATTGGGATGAAGTATAGGAAAAAGTGAGGTGCAACTCAACAAATATTCCGCGAAGTTTTGTTCCTTGATGAGATTTCTCCAACCGGACTATAATTGATTTCAAACGTCATAATTCCGTCGCTCACAAGAGGAGCCCAATGGCGACCGTGGGAGAAAGTCTTTACTCGTTTCATCTCAATCACTTTACGGGACAGGTGACCCTGCAAAAAGACCAGGTCATAAAAACGATCTATTTCAAGAAAGGCACGCCGATCTACGTCGAATCGACGATCCGGAGCGAGACCCTGGGTCAAATGCTCATGGAGCACGGGAAACTTACAGAGGACCAATACCGTGTCGTCATCGACCGCATGCAAGAAACCGGCAAACGCCAGGGAGAAATCATCGTCGAACTCGGTTATTTGTCAGGATACGAGGTTTTTCAGGCCCTTACGACACAGGCGATGCGGAAATTGGAGAACTGTTTTCTCCTCGAAGGCGCGAATATCCGTTCGGAAGAGGGCGAGAATCAACTGGATGGAATTCCCGAACTGTCGATCGATTTTTTCCGCACGGTCCTGGACATGATTTACTCCTCTTCGATTCCGGAAGTGGAGGAACTTTTTCCGAAGGAGCGGGCGGTGCGAGTGACGGTTCCGGCGAAGGAATATCTTGCGCAAAGGTCGCTTAAGCCGGGTGAGGCGAAGGTTGTTCGACTGTTGGATGGGAAGCGAAACGTTCAAGGAATATTGGGAAATTGCGGCGGGGACCCCGACGAAGCGGCTCTGTTCATCAAAACGTTGAAAGCATTCGGATTCTTGGAGAGTGTCGACCTTCCGCCCCAGCGATTCACGATGCCCGCCTCCGCCGTAAAGAAGGAGGAGGAAGCTCCGCCGCCGGCCAATGAAGAAACGGCGAGACGGGTCATTTCCATTCAGGAAGAAACGACCAAGCCGAGTCAATCCGCTTCTCCTGTTTATGCCTGGGCGCTTCGGATGGACCGTCCATACCATGAACTTCTGAATCTGCCGGTCGACAGCAACAAATTTCAGGCGAAACGAAATTACGACGCGATCGTCCGGGAACTTCATCTGGACGCCGCGGTTCAAAAGTACAAGGAAAAAGAGCTTGAGATCGCCGAAAAACTATTCGATCGACTAACGCTTGCGCTGACCATCTGGTCGGACGACAAGCGGCGTCAGGATTATCTGAAAAACCTGAATGCGCGAAAGCCCTCGGACGTCCCTTCGGTGGAAATTCAGGCGGAGGTCTGCGTTCAAAAGGCGCGTTTGCTGATTCTTCGAAAGCATTTTGACATGGCGGAGGCCGAACTGCGTAAGGCCATGGAGTTGGCGCCGAAAGAGTCGGCTTATCATGTCGAACTGGCTGAATGTCTGATACACCGGGCCACATCGGAGAAAAAACCGATGTCCGATAACATCGAACAGGAACTTCGTGCGGCTCTTAAGTTGAATTCCTCGGACGAGCGCGCTTTTTTCCAGCTTGGAGTTCTTGCCAAAGTGAGCGGAGACGTCGAGAAAGCCAAGGGGTACTTCAATAAAGTCATTTCGCTCAAGCCCAATCACGCACAGGCCCTCGCCGAAATCCGCTTGATTCAGAGACGGGAAGGGGGCAAGAAATCGGACAGCACGATCCTCAGTTTCTTTAAGAAAAAATGATATTCTGACCCGCGATGCCGGAGATTCAGGTGTCTCAGACGTCCCGCGAGAACCCTCAACAGGCTTTTGAGCGATTACGCGAGTATTGCGACACGCGATTAATTCTCACCGAAATCGGAGGGCTAAAGCCAACAATCCATTGGACTCCAAAGGAGAGGTTCGGCCGGTTTGAGGAGAAGGGGGTGGAGGGGACCATTTCCGTGAGTTCCCATTCTCCATGCTCGATCACGGTGACCCTGGACATCCCTTTCTTTTTGGTCCCTTTTAAAGGAATCCTGGCCGAGTCCATTCGGAATCACCTTGCCCGCTTCGCCTGAGCCGACAGCCCGTCAGCAACTGCTTCGCCTCCAAAAGGCGACGTTCGCCCGCCTGGAGGAGGACTTTCAAGCCGGGTTCCGTCGGGAATCGAGGCATCTCCGATCATATCGCAGGCAGTACGAGAAAGAGGTGCGGAACTTCCGCCGCGTTTCCACCAAAGCCGAATTAATCGACGACGTTGCCCGCGCCGACATCGTCTATTGCGGCGATTACCACACGCTTCGCCAGGCCCAGCGGACGGCCATCAAGATTCTCCGTGCCGTCGGGGACCGTAGAAAACCGACGTTCTTGGGCCTGGAAGTGGTGCCTCAGAACGGTGAAAAATCGGCGAACGACTTCGTTCGGGGCCGAATCGACGAAGAAACCTTTCTTGAAGCGATTGCTTACGAAAAGAAGTGGGGGTTTCCATGGAGTCATTACCGGCAACTTTTCGATTTTGCCCGGGAACGTAAACTTCGGATCCTCGGGCTGAACTCTCCGGAAGGAGACTCCATTCCGTTGAACGCTCGGGATGACCTGGCCGCGGATTTGATCGTCGGGGTGACGCTTTGCGTGCCGGAGGCTCTGATTTTCTGTCTATACGGAGACCTGCATCTGGCGGATGCGCACATTCCGGAGCGGGTGAGGATTCGCTTGAAAAGCCAGAACGCTTCCCGCAACATGCTCACGATCTTTCAGAACAGCGAGCCGATCTACTGGGAACTGGCTGAACGAGGACTGAGCGATACCGTGGACGTCGTGGAAGTCGCTGCCGACAAGTACTGTGTTTTATCGGCGGCCCCGTGGGTCAAATGGCAAAGCTATCAATCGTGGCTGGAAGATCAGTCGGAACTTCTGAGCGAAGGCGGGGAGGAGGCGGTCCCCGACTATTACCATCAGGTCCTGGAACGGGCGGAAAAAATCGCCCGGTTCTTGGGGGTTCGGCCGAGC
Coding sequences within it:
- a CDS encoding DUF4388 domain-containing protein, which translates into the protein MATVGESLYSFHLNHFTGQVTLQKDQVIKTIYFKKGTPIYVESTIRSETLGQMLMEHGKLTEDQYRVVIDRMQETGKRQGEIIVELGYLSGYEVFQALTTQAMRKLENCFLLEGANIRSEEGENQLDGIPELSIDFFRTVLDMIYSSSIPEVEELFPKERAVRVTVPAKEYLAQRSLKPGEAKVVRLLDGKRNVQGILGNCGGDPDEAALFIKTLKAFGFLESVDLPPQRFTMPASAVKKEEEAPPPANEETARRVISIQEETTKPSQSASPVYAWALRMDRPYHELLNLPVDSNKFQAKRNYDAIVRELHLDAAVQKYKEKELEIAEKLFDRLTLALTIWSDDKRRQDYLKNLNARKPSDVPSVEIQAEVCVQKARLLILRKHFDMAEAELRKAMELAPKESAYHVELAECLIHRATSEKKPMSDNIEQELRAALKLNSSDERAFFQLGVLAKVSGDVEKAKGYFNKVISLKPNHAQALAEIRLIQRREGGKKSDSTILSFFKKK
- a CDS encoding polyhydroxyalkanoic acid system family protein; the encoded protein is MPEIQVSQTSRENPQQAFERLREYCDTRLILTEIGGLKPTIHWTPKERFGRFEEKGVEGTISVSSHSPCSITVTLDIPFFLVPFKGILAESIRNHLARFA
- a CDS encoding ChaN family lipoprotein, which translates into the protein MPASPEPTARQQLLRLQKATFARLEEDFQAGFRRESRHLRSYRRQYEKEVRNFRRVSTKAELIDDVARADIVYCGDYHTLRQAQRTAIKILRAVGDRRKPTFLGLEVVPQNGEKSANDFVRGRIDEETFLEAIAYEKKWGFPWSHYRQLFDFARERKLRILGLNSPEGDSIPLNARDDLAADLIVGVTLCVPEALIFCLYGDLHLADAHIPERVRIRLKSQNASRNMLTIFQNSEPIYWELAERGLSDTVDVVEVAADKYCVLSAAPWVKWQSYQSWLEDQSELLSEGGEEAVPDYYHQVLERAEKIARFLGVRPSELEHFSVYTATDADVASELEKYCIECGRKDFPVEDLVRAEILENRSIYLPERSILYLNDLSENRAAEKAAQLVASKLQSTPAVFGPASSPSEIFYRAIIWEAIGFFGSKILNPKRKCDQYRDFERFLIRTRKRKLRGRLRDQREAAIAVLAHRAFELKRVRTGRTSGIPRKIFRLSPAQLFLAASAIGQIFADRLYYGMVTDLVSMNDVRELFSPLPNGAGAASERYWALVKRLPSRRMSAQSKEDRF